From a region of the Calonectris borealis chromosome 2, bCalBor7.hap1.2, whole genome shotgun sequence genome:
- the TXNL4A gene encoding thioredoxin-like protein 4A isoform X1 — translation MSYMLPHLHNGWQVDQAILSEEDRVVVIRFGHDWDPTCMKMDEVLYSIAEKVKNFAVIYLVDITEVPDFNKMYELYDPCTVMFFFRNKHIMIDLGTGNNNKINWAMEDKQEMIDIIETVYRGARKGRGLVVSPKDYSTKYRY, via the exons ATGTCGTACATGTTGCCGCACTTGCACAACGGCTGGCAGGTGGACCAGGCCATCCTCTCGGAAGAGGACCGCGTCGTGGTCATCCGCTTTGGGCACGACTGGGACCCGACCTGCATGAAAATGGATGAAGTCTTATACAGCATTGCTGAGAAG gTAAAAAACTTTGCTGTTATTTATCTCGTGGATATCACTGAAGTACCAGACTTCAACAAGATGTACGAGTTGTACGATCCCTGTACCGTCATGTTTTTCTTCAG gAACAAACACATCATGATTGATTTAGGTACAGGTAATAACAACAAGATCAACTGGGCAATGGAAGATAAGCAAGAGATGATTGACATTATAGAAACTGTTTATAGAGGAGCCCGCAAAGGTCGAGGTTTGGTGGTATCACCAAAAGATTATTCCACTAAATACAGATACTGA
- the TXNL4A gene encoding thioredoxin-like protein 4A isoform X2, with product MYELYDPCTVMFFFRNKHIMIDLGTGNNNKINWAMEDKQEMIDIIETVYRGARKGRGLVVSPKDYSTKYRY from the exons ATGTACGAGTTGTACGATCCCTGTACCGTCATGTTTTTCTTCAG gAACAAACACATCATGATTGATTTAGGTACAGGTAATAACAACAAGATCAACTGGGCAATGGAAGATAAGCAAGAGATGATTGACATTATAGAAACTGTTTATAGAGGAGCCCGCAAAGGTCGAGGTTTGGTGGTATCACCAAAAGATTATTCCACTAAATACAGATACTGA
- the HSBP1L1 gene encoding heat shock factor-binding protein 1-like protein 1, with amino-acid sequence MAAADPPGAGYLSQLAENLLHQLQENFQALTEKITLRMEEMGERIDDLEKHVADLMTEAGIENTDEELRH; translated from the exons ATGGCGGCCGCCGACCCGCCGGGCGCCGGGTACCTCTCGCAGCTG GCGGAGAATCTGCTGCATCAGCTGCAGGAGAATTTTCAAGCTCTGACTGAAAAGATAACGCTGAGAA TGGAAGAAATGGGCGAGCGCATTGATGACCTTGAGAAGCATGTTGCTGACCTGATGACAGAGGCTGGGATAGAAAACACCGATGAAGAGTTGAGA CACTGA